The genomic stretch TTATAGGctagtattttaattttgttataaataaaataaaaattacatataTTCATATAAAAACAATACATAATAACTAGTTTATCTACACAAAATATAACTAGTTAATAATATAGCAAATTGtaaacttattatttttaactttagTCTTTTTGAAAAAGTATTGTCAAGATGGCTGCATTAAAATTTGAAGTATCAATACAAGATGCAAATTAAACATAGGAGAGAGTTTGTCCCCAAGGTTCAAAACCAGAGCATCTGAAGGAACTGGACAACTAAACATGTCCACCTTAAGGATTATAATCTTACACACAATACAATATATATGGTAGCAAATTAAACTAGCAGTATGATTATGTGAATCAACTACATAATCACCATGCTTCcttttatatgtataaataaaaatattgcaGTTGTGATGGTAAATTATATTGATACAAagatatatatagatatatatagaTATTTGAATGTGTTTTCACATAAAAATCATATTGTGAACCGTTAGATAGTTCAATCAGTatatttagttaaatatatCAATTTATCTAATAATTCACAATGTGATATTGATACTAAGATATCATAACTAAAGTATCTACTTTTGAAAATAACCTTATGTTTGATAATAAACTTGCTCCAACACAGTCATTCTAGACAAGTCaaacatgaaaaagaaaaattaaaaaaaaaatcaaacacaagCATGCATACACCAAAATATTTCAAAGCAACGTACTACGACATAACATTCAGTTTTCAATAAAGAATTAAGtagttgaaaaaataaattatataaacaaAGAACACAGAGATATCAGTACATAAACCTGGCAGCCTTCATGTAAAAAGAAAATCTGGTTAAGAACATAAGAAATCAGCTACTAAATCATTTACTTGTATAAAAtctattaaaatacaaaatatatattaaaaataaattaataatatatatatttatatataaatacaaaataactaattgtctaatttagttattatttttgccaatgagttataactcaaataGCATAATCTTCCCATAACCTAAGAGGTTGCGAGTTTGAGTCTCcctatctttggtaaaaaaaaaagtttagttattatttttttgtgtgcacatattattttttaaaataaaatgataatgATGGGAAGTGATCAATATTTAATAGGTACTAATAAAAGTAAGATTTGTATAATTATACTCTAATTAAGATATCTTAGATTCAGGTATTagaaatatcaaatttttttatgtattatataataaataatattttagaagAGAAAATTATGCAATAAACATATTTATATTCCCACATATATGCAGATATATTCTAGCACTTGAATTCCACTAAATATATTTGAATCAGATTAAGCATCTTGCAGTTTTTGGTTTTCGGTTTTCAATCCATATTTCAGGGAGCATTTGGACGTGCACAGAAATTTCCATTAGAATCAGATTAGTTTCATTCACTTGCTGTGATTACATGTTACGTTCGTGTCAATGTTTGCgtattttatttgtattttactatttttcaaGTCATAAACCGATTCTTTTGAGATTCTATAAATGCCcatgaattcaattatgcaaaGTTACAGGATAGATAAAAAAGAAATTTCAGCATTTTACATATTATTAGCATTCTATTATGCCAAAAGGATCCTTAATTAAACTTCTGATTCTGCAGCTGAAAGATTTATGGTgcatctttaatttttttttttccccttgTCTTTGCTTCTGATCTATATGACAATTTACACATCTTACTTATTAATCGCTGCAACAGATATTGAATGATGACTAATAGATAATTTGTCAAGACAGACTTATGTGTTTATTAAGAAAAGTTAGAGAATTTCTCCCTCAATAAgacataattaattaatcttgacagaaagaataaaaatagtATACATGCATATGATATATGGCAAAATCATAACTTTGAGATTGATAAATATATAAACAAAAGATGAAGCTCTAAGCATAATAAGTTTCCACAggttatatattaataataatgaatTCATTTTACACAATTCCGATTTACATTATTATTACATGCATTGAGCTTGAACTTAAGAAGCAATGTCCCCTTTCCAGTCAAACCAAGTTGATGTTCATAATCATCTTCATTTCCATCTCTACCCTCATCACAACCCTTTACCTCATCATTTTCAGAATAAGGCCCCATTTGCAGCTGCTGCTGATGAGATCCTTCAATGGCAGCAGCATAATAAAACTTGTTCATCCTATAGATCTCCTCTACTGTACAATGCCTTGCATCAGCTAAAATATCCGCCATTGATCGTTTCTTGCATCTCCCTCTACGCCTTCTGCGTTTATCTTTCACTCCTTTATTAGACAATAATGATGCCATTCTTGGACTTGGACTAGTTTTATGAACATGAATTGATGAACTTATTGGTTGGATATCAAGTACTTCATCATCTTCTGCTACATTATCAGTGACAGGAACAATGCAATTATTGTATTGATTATCGTTATTCCCCTCTTCATCATCATGAAATGAGGTGCCATAGTCATTATTCTTGATATTGCTATTTGTTTTGCAAAACTCAAAACCATCTTTGCTATCATCACCATTATTACCATGGGAGTGGATCAAGTTCTTTGAAGAACAACCTTTGAGTGATTCATCTTCACAAGTTTGTGGTGAAAACAATGGTGGCAATACATCCCTGACATCTATGCCGCGGCTTAAACACATGTGCAAGTACTTCTCAGGAAATGGCCAGCTATGGAAGATGCTTCTATGACGCCAAGCAAGAGCATATTGTCTGCATTATTGAAGCATAAcaatacatacatacatcatTAAAACACTAATTATTCATTAACCTTTTAACTATGGCATATACATCAACAATTCTTAACCAGATACCAAAAATTGTTCATGTTTAATCATAACAATATTTCACAAACAATAGAGAGATGCAAGGCAAAGAGCAAAgagcaaagaaaagaaaatagagagtTAAACAGAGAATAATCATAAGCTTAAGTGGTGTAACAAAGAGCACAAAAAACCTACAACTAACAACCACTTCAAAGCATAGAAGCTAAATATAGTGTAAATCAAGAAACAAATCCGAATATGGAACATGCAATAATGGGATAATAATatgttaatattaataaaagaaattactATACTTTTAATAGATACTCTTATGGTGACATTTCTTTGAAGTACCTTATAGAGAAGGGTTTAACATCTGCTTCTGCGTTCGTTTTCTCAGAACCCATTTCTTGTTGCAGAGATTTCGAATCCGCAGGTGGATTTTGTTGGTGGGACGACATTGTTTCCTACAAAGATTGCAACTTTGAAATTCGATCGCAGAATAGTCACtgcaaattaataatttaacgAAAACCTAAGCAACCCCAGTTTCTGTTTATAGCTTCTGGAGTCTAAACGTAGATGCAGACCAAAAACTCCATAAAATCACCGAGTCTCGTAGCTGAGAGCGCAATACCCTCGAGcagaaaaagacaaaaatcaGAGTCTTTGGGGGCGCAGAATATGCATGTGGGTACCccaaaagatgaaaaatttATGCAGAGAACTCGAAGAAGAGAGGATAGCGAAACATGAAACTTTTGGAGGGTTACGCTGTTGAACAACACTACAGAGTCAAGGTGGAAACTTGGAGTTTCAGAGGAGTGAAAAGACCAAAAGGGTCAAGAAAACTAGGTTACAAAATGGAGGGGGGACATAATCACATAACCACGATTTGAATATCCAAaagaaatggaaaaaaaaaaaaaagaaagagagagaaaggaatGAGTAAACTGAATGAGAAGTGAAGTGAAGTGGAGTTAGCAGGATTTCAATAGTCACTTTTTTggtgctttcttttttttctctaattCTTCTTTTATTGGTGTTTTTGTTTTGGTCTTGGTTGCAGTTGACTTCATTTTAATTTGTACAACTAACAGTGTAACTAAGGGAGGATTACTTGAGTTAATTAATGTTAATCTTTGCTGCTATTTATACaatagagaaaagagaaagcTTTTAGTGGGATATGGCAGCCACTCCTTAACCCTTTAATAAGCACCTTAAAAACAGGACATACCCGAAATCTTGGCTTGTCCAAAACGCTCATCATATACTACAGAATTTGTCATACATGAAAGTTTCAACTAAGATTGAGAAAAGTGGAAACTTGGAGGAAAATATGAACTGGGTTGTGTATATCTGCAAATGATTAGGACAGAAGCTAAAGTAGAGTCTGATTGAGCAGAAATAAATATATcagtttcttttctttgtatTAAGACAGAAGCATATTGTAATTGAGGTAATGGAAATGGCAAGATTAAATATGTGTGAACAAGTGTGCCAGagagtctctctctctctctctctccccctctgCAGGAGAATAAGGTACAAACAACACCTGAACAGAAAGAGTCTCAGATATTTTTCTTGTTTAGGGGAAAACGTGCATGTGCTATATCTCCTTATTGTATGCTTCTATTAGCAAGCTTTACTCAAGAGTCAAGAACATTGAATTTAGTTACTTTACTATATATATACCAACCATAGAATGTAACATCATTTTGATTTTTCAATGGCTTATTCTGAAATCTGACAATGGCAAGACACATATGTAGTAGTGCAGGTTATTAGGAACGTATAAACTAATTTAGTCGAGTTTTATTTGGTAATTATATACTATGTGACAAATTTCTGATATAGAAAGTTTCAGCAACTTCTGATTTCCAGAGATCAGAGAGATatattcaaaatcaaaatattctAAGCTCTCTCCTGCATCTACGGCTTTAGTGGTTTGGGacattgaaaacaaaagaataaagaacaaaattCATGAACGTAATAATTAGACTCCAAGTACAAGGCTAAAGAATTAATAGAGACATAAAAAGTAtgaaattgcaataaaaattGCAGATGTGTAACTACTGAAGGATGGTTTGTTTACACAGCGAAGAAATATTGAGTTTAATTATTTGTGGTActgtcaaagaaaaagaaacatgtAGCTTTTGAACTTATGAGGAATTATTAGGTAGCTTATTTTATTAGcattaaggaaaagataatgTCTGATAAtgtgaaatattttttttgtggcACATACGTAATTAAGCTTCTATGGTAATTAAGCATGTGATCATATTTTTAAGGTTCAATATATGTAAGTTTTTAATACGAATTCCTTATTATATATCATATAGCTAAGGCCTGAAAGTACAAACGTATGCAACGAAACAAAGCAAAGCTAATTATTAAATGCTTAACAGATTAAAGTAGGCCACACCTGCTATTTTAACTGTGCATGGGACATTGCTGAGAGATGTGTTTTCTTCATTTATAATTAATCAAGCTCCTCTCATAATAAAGTTCTTCAAAAGTTGGATTGATGATCAGATATAATACAAATGTACAAACTTTGATCGAAGGGTAAAACTGATGTGTATGTTCATATATAgttatatacatacatatataggTGTTATTTGAAATgaatgtaaaataattagtattattCATCATGATGCATGTTTGCAGCAGGGAcatatctatctatctatctatcatTTATCCAATATTTACTGATCCAAATTGTTCTTATTATCATATTATGCATGTATTGATGATTATTTTTTcaaacaaatattaaaattgatcTGATTTgactttataaattttttatatatagtgATATATTAGATATATGTAATCGTGGATGTTGTACTGTGTGGGCACATTATATATCTTTGCGTCTTCTTGAATAATCTCTCTTTTCTTAAGACACAGGCTACACACCCTTTGTCATGATCTCATACTTTTACTTGATCTGGGTATGTAGGAGTGTCATAGGGAAGAAATTAAAGACTATATATGGAAGTATATAACACCTTTCTTTTGTTCATCAAGGCTAATTAAAGAAGAATATATCaacataaaataagaaaaagaagttTACAAGAAAAAAGTTTATAAATTCTGTTGGGTGAAATGACCCTCAATGGTTCTGACGACTATAAATTAAAGTTGATGCAAACTTTTTGCAGTTAAATAATTTTTGCAAAAACTCGTTACTATATAACTTGGATATAGTGTATATATGTGTAAATAAtgcatacatatacatatatatgaaTACGACTATGTTATATGTACACCAAAATCAGTcaccaatataaaatatatgttggaatataaatatacattgaaaataaattaaaacacatatgtatttatatacaaatatattgaTGGTTAGTTTTAGTAACTGATTTTGGTATACGAATAACATTTTTGATATAAATTAATATGATAGCAAAGTAATCCATAATTATCATGAGATAATAAAATACAGAGCGTGAAACACATTATACGTACTGTGACTCGCTCCATCTTAGTTCAAAATTGCAACACTAGCACGTTGCTGagttgatttttttattcttttggtTACTACTGAGTTGATCTTAATTTAGCGAGTTAGAGATATGGGCTTTTACCTTCGGGCATTTTGGGCCTCTTGATTATGGACTGACCCTCATGGATTTTGAGTTTTTCGGATATGGGCTTGTTGGGCTTTTGATTATGGGGCCCACGGATGATTTTACCAGCTACAATCGACTGAATAAGGAGGAAATCAGTTTTTGAACGTCATCACCGGTGTCTCTGCGGCTGAGGCTGGAGGTTTCCAGAATCTGGATTGAAGCGAATCAATCAGAACCAAAACCCTAAAAGCCGCGATGCCGAAGAAGATGGGAGTGAACACGAAGGCGGAGGTGGCCAGGGCTCGGAAGAGTGCCGTCGAATCGGAGCGAAAGGAACGAGAGACTCGTGCGAAGGAGGAGGAATACTGGCGCGACGCGGAGGGTCCAAAGTCGCGGGCGgcgaagaagaaggaggaagaggcGGATAAGAGAGCGGAGGCAGCTGCACGGAAAGCGGAGGCGCGTCGGCTAGCGGAGCAAGAAGAGAAGGAGCTGGAGAAGTCGATGAAGAAACCGGATAAGAAGGCGAACCGCGTGTCCATCCCGGTGCCTAAGGTGACGGAGGCGGATCTGAGAAAGCGGCGGGAGGAGGAGCAGGCGGAGCTTGCGAAGAAGGCAGAAGATGCGAAGAAGCGGCAGAGCCGGACTGCGGCGGAGGAAGAGTACGAGCGGCTGGTGCTGGTTTCCAACACGAATCGCGACGATTCCGTGATCGAAGCTCGATCTGTGGACGATGCACTCGCTCAGATGAGCATCGCTGACACCTCCTTGCCACCTGATAGGCATCCGGAGAGGCGCCTCAAGGCCTCCTTCAAGGTAACCACCTCCTCCTTCAAGATTGTCTCCGATTAGGGTTTTTGATCTGAAAATCTTCAATGTTATGCATTGCAGGCCTTTGAGGAAGCTGAGCTCCCCAAATTGAAGGAAGAGAAACCTGGCCTCACTCACACTCAATACAAAGACCTCATCTGGAAGCTCTGGAAGAAATCTCCTGACAATCCTCTTAATCAAGTTAGTAataattctaaattctaaattttcaTTGATTCGTAAACCCTGAATCTCAATAAGCTGACTCTTGCGCTTATGCGCAGATTGCAGAATGAGTGAGTTATCAATGGAAAGCAGATTAAGCATTCTTACAGAACATTGCATTCACTCCAAGTTCGTATTTAGCTCATAAAACTCAACATCCTCAGATATTGTTGTAGAAGAGAGTGTGAAGAGTGAGAGTTGTTCCGTAAACCAGCTAAGTAGTGTCTTTTCATGTGTCCTTACTCTGCTATATGTACATTAATTGGATCATAAGAATTATCTACTTCGTGTGTCTTGTTTGGGCATTAATAATAGCAAATATCCTGTTTGAGAGCCATCAATGAATGGGAAACATTATGTGTGAATAATAGGGTGACGCCaattcttctgtgcattctAGTAGTTAAGGTTTTGTAACAATTTGGATCTTCTCAGGTCcaaaataaatatgataagGTCACTCATCTGTACCATGCATTATGGAGTCACTAAAAATGGCGGCAATAGTTGAAATAGTGGTGTGTCTAATTTGGTCTTTACAACTAAATTTGGTTTTATATATACAAAGTGGGTTCTGATGATTAAAGTTGGCTCATTGTGATTTCAGCATTTGATGAAGCAACTTTAGAGCTTAGAGCATAGGCCTTAGGGTTTGAAACAATAACCTTTTTGCAGCTGAATAATAACTTGTGCATTCGAAATCCCTAATCGTTTGTTACTGAATCCAAGAACTCGCCGGTTATCATGTAAAGTAGTAAAGCAGTGCTCACGCTTGCTGGAACGGAACTGTCAAATGTTGGAACAAGTCAAGTGTAGGCCTACTTTGTGAATAGTCTTATGTAGCTCTAAGAAGTTTACGACTTGATATCCGTTTCTTGAGTTCATTCCAGTGCTTAGCATCAAGCTGCCAAGGTCGTTCAATAGTGATGGGGCCAGAAAAGGCAGGTtcttgaaaaataataataaaaatataaaaattttatgtatACACAAAAATCAACTATTAGATtagtcattatatatttttatataaatacatgtgttaTTTTCGatacttttaatatatattttgtattttaatatatattttttatatataattaatttagtggttaattttttatgtatacgtaatataattaaatattgaaaATGTGCGAAACACGTAtttatttatacacaaatatatgataatttatttttaatatatacgtAGCATTTTTAGTTAGATTATtttaataagaaataaaaaatagctaTTGTAAAAATTTTTCATAAAGTCAAAgatccaaaataaataaataaatttcgaCTGTTGcttgttaaaaaaattgtgtACTTCGATGTTTAGCACACAACAATGAAGCTCTCGTTTATTACAATGGTGATCCTATTGTATGTAGAAAATTATTTGCAACCAATTCTCATTTAACTTGCAATAATACAACTAGTCTTGCATAAGTTCTATAGGCTTAATAAACGCTCACATAAATGATCTCCAGATTGCTCAATAAACTCAACCCATATCCGCTTAGAATATGTTCTAAGCCTTTGTGCATCTGTGCCAACTCTCCTTGGCATCTATCTAATTTATTCAAGTCTTTGGTGTTGACATGGTGGTTatccaagaaaaaaaattccaTCCGCTCTAATCATAGTATTCCTATAAACATCTTGAAAATGGGAGTAAAACGGGACACAAAGGGAAAcagaaattgaagaaagaaggGAAAGGGGATGAAATATAATTGTACATTATTATTCCACTGTGAAATAACGTTGAAATCCTATCCCTTATTCCGGATAGCTGATTCTTCTGGAATTTTCAATGCGAACATAATAAAATCACCCTTTAACTGCTTAAGGCAGCCAATCAGAATACCATTTCAATGAAtatacaaaaacaaaacaaaactcCGTAACAAAAATGTGTTAAATAACAAACCCGAAAACTAGATATCAAGGGGCATTATATGAAGGAGCAGGCAAAAATGGAAAAGGGGCAGCTGAGGCATACGCTACTGGTGGCCGTGCTTGTCTCCGATTGGATTGTCTCTCCATCTTCTGGTTACCATTTTCATCTTCCAGCTCTATAGTCTCTGCAGAGGATGAAGACTTCACAAAACTCTCTGCATTGTCTTCTAAAGGTTGTTGGTTATCAGAACGACGATGAATTAAAAGCCCGGACATAAACACAGGAAGATAAAGAAGGCTGGCATGGAACATTCTTCTAGCCTTTTCTCTAGTGCGGTCTCTGTAGAATGAAaatgccgcagcacttattgCAAGGGTAAGTGCAGTGGACTCGAGACAGAACCATTCAGAGGTCACACCCCCTGTTAAAAGACGCAAAAACATGAGTCTCATTATTCTTCTTGT from Arachis stenosperma cultivar V10309 chromosome 9, arast.V10309.gnm1.PFL2, whole genome shotgun sequence encodes the following:
- the LOC130951450 gene encoding uncharacterized protein LOC130951450 isoform X1, yielding MEFLETMSSHQQNPPADSKSLQQEMGSEKTNAEADVKPFSIRQYALAWRHRSIFHSWPFPEKYLHMCLSRGIDVRDVLPPLFSPQTCEDESLKGCSSKNLIHSHGNNGDDSKDGFEFCKTNSNIKNNDYGTSFHDDEEGNNDNQYNNCIVPVTDNVAEDDEVLDIQPISSSIHVHKTSPSPRMASLLSNKGVKDKRRRRRGRCKKRSMADILADARHCTVEEIYRMNKFYYAAAIEGSHQQQLQMGPYSENDEVKGCDEGRDGNEDDYEHQLGLTGKGTLLLKFKLNACNNNVNRNCVK
- the LOC130951450 gene encoding uncharacterized protein LOC130951450 isoform X2, yielding MSSHQQNPPADSKSLQQEMGSEKTNAEADVKPFSIRQYALAWRHRSIFHSWPFPEKYLHMCLSRGIDVRDVLPPLFSPQTCEDESLKGCSSKNLIHSHGNNGDDSKDGFEFCKTNSNIKNNDYGTSFHDDEEGNNDNQYNNCIVPVTDNVAEDDEVLDIQPISSSIHVHKTSPSPRMASLLSNKGVKDKRRRRRGRCKKRSMADILADARHCTVEEIYRMNKFYYAAAIEGSHQQQLQMGPYSENDEVKGCDEGRDGNEDDYEHQLGLTGKGTLLLKFKLNACNNNVNRNCVK
- the LOC130951821 gene encoding uncharacterized protein LOC130951821; the encoded protein is MPKKMGVNTKAEVARARKSAVESERKERETRAKEEEYWRDAEGPKSRAAKKKEEEADKRAEAAARKAEARRLAEQEEKELEKSMKKPDKKANRVSIPVPKVTEADLRKRREEEQAELAKKAEDAKKRQSRTAAEEEYERLVLVSNTNRDDSVIEARSVDDALAQMSIADTSLPPDRHPERRLKASFKAFEEAELPKLKEEKPGLTHTQYKDLIWKLWKKSPDNPLNQIAE